The following coding sequences lie in one Halorarum halophilum genomic window:
- a CDS encoding DUF7565 family protein, translating to MSRWACAIEGCDDTFDAVEDAIVHQTAEHERHECKVCGTVVPDGYFAIRHAFDEHTRAEFVRAYDADSDAVRQREQVKDEIESVVDLQSVVERIDGAV from the coding sequence ATGTCGAGGTGGGCCTGCGCGATCGAGGGGTGTGACGACACGTTCGACGCCGTCGAGGACGCCATCGTCCACCAGACGGCCGAACACGAGCGTCACGAGTGCAAAGTGTGCGGGACCGTCGTGCCCGACGGCTACTTCGCCATCCGGCACGCCTTCGACGAGCACACGCGCGCCGAGTTCGTCCGCGCGTACGACGCAGACTCGGACGCCGTCCGACAGCGCGAACAGGTGAAAGACGAGATCGAGTCGGTCGTCGACCTCCAGTCGGTCGTCGAGCGGATCGACGGCGCGGTGTGA
- a CDS encoding PHP domain-containing protein: protein MSDAPTRVDLHVKVLDDRIVERAEAAGVDVLVYAPHFVRLPEIRTRAERFSTDEVTVVPAREVFTGDWRNRRHLLAIGLDDPVPDFITYEAALAEFERQEAAVVVPHPEFLNVSLTRAEVSAYRDRIHAIETYNAKLFERQNARGRRIAEAFDIPGYGSSYAHLRGSIGAAWTEFESDVTDEAALTAALRNREERTVVRRTDPATTARRLVEFAHLGFENSYGKLDRLFLSGMEPTHPRHIAYGGRFDDVAVY from the coding sequence GTGAGCGACGCACCGACGCGCGTCGACCTCCACGTGAAGGTGCTCGACGACCGGATCGTCGAGCGCGCCGAGGCCGCGGGGGTCGACGTACTCGTGTACGCGCCCCACTTCGTCCGCCTCCCGGAGATCCGGACCCGGGCCGAGCGGTTCTCGACGGACGAGGTGACGGTAGTCCCCGCCAGGGAGGTGTTCACCGGCGACTGGCGGAACCGGCGGCACCTCCTCGCGATCGGCCTCGACGATCCGGTTCCGGACTTCATCACGTACGAGGCCGCACTCGCCGAGTTCGAGCGCCAGGAGGCCGCCGTGGTCGTCCCCCACCCGGAGTTCCTGAACGTGAGCCTCACCCGCGCGGAGGTGAGCGCCTACCGCGACCGCATCCACGCGATCGAGACGTACAACGCGAAACTGTTCGAACGACAGAACGCGCGCGGCCGACGAATCGCCGAGGCGTTCGACATCCCCGGGTACGGCTCGTCGTACGCGCACCTCCGGGGCAGCATCGGCGCCGCGTGGACCGAGTTCGAGTCCGACGTGACGGACGAGGCGGCGCTGACCGCCGCGCTCCGGAACCGCGAGGAGCGGACGGTGGTGAGACGGACGGACCCCGCGACGACCGCCCGTCGGCTCGTGGAGTTCGCCCACCTCGGCTTCGAGAACAGCTACGGGAAACTCGACCGCCTCTTCCTCTCGGGGATGGAGCCCACCCACCCCCGCCACATCGCGTACGGTGGCCGGTTCGACGACGTCGCCGTCTACTGA